Proteins from a genomic interval of Arachis hypogaea cultivar Tifrunner chromosome 10, arahy.Tifrunner.gnm2.J5K5, whole genome shotgun sequence:
- the LOC112715553 gene encoding uncharacterized protein isoform X3: protein MRHLILMFLWSPPASPPAAPLALPPRSPSSSRSRSGTLLLSGLGVSSAKLNQASATSEECTVACEFIEAVEAKSSSSSGYGSMCLVLTPSCEGRES from the exons ATGCGACACTTGATTCTGATGTTCCTATGGTCCCCGCCGGCCAGCCCTCCAGCAGCGCCGCTGGCCCTTCCACCAAGAAGCCCAAGCTCTTCGAGATCAAGAAGTGGAACGCTGTTGCTCTCTGGGCTTGGG GTATCGAGTGCCAAGCTAAATCAAGCTAGTGCAACTAGCGAGGAATGCACTGTGGCTTGTG AGTTTATAGAAGCTGTAGAAGCAAAATCATCTTCTTCATCTGGGTATGGTTCTATG TGCCTTGTATTAACTCCATCTTGTGAAGGCAGAGAAAGCTAG
- the LOC140175632 gene encoding putative pentatricopeptide repeat-containing protein At5g37570, with the protein MNSIFRHSFSPPRSTAAIITLLKACKTIHHLYQVHASIIQRGLEQDHLIISRFIFLSASFAATASYYTSVFDRVLGPSPFLWNSLIEAYNKGSYFFDALSVFIRMKAHGSLPDRYTYSSVIKAYSSMCRSCEGKLFHGSALRCGG; encoded by the coding sequence ATGAATTCAATATTTCGACACTCTTTTTCTCCGCCGCGTTCAACTGCCGCCATTATCACCCTTCTTAAGGCCTGCAAGACTATTCATCACCTCTACCAAGTTCACGCCTCCATCATCCAACGAGGTCTAGAGCAAGATCACCTCATCATCTCCCGCTTCATTTTTCTTTCTGCCTCCTTTGCCGCCACTGCTTCATATTACACCTCCGTCTTCGACCGCGTCCTTGGCCCTTCCCCTTTTCTCTGGAACTCCCTCATCGAAGCTTACAACAAAGGAAGTTACTTTTTCGATGCCCTTTCTGTTTTTATTCGCATGAAGGCACATGGGTCTCTTCCCGATAGGTACACTTACTCTTCTGTGATTAAGGCCTATTCAAGCATGTGCAGATCTTGCGAAGGAAAATTGTTCCATGGCTCGGCGTTGAGGTGTGGGGGTTGA
- the LOC112715553 gene encoding uncharacterized protein isoform X1: MRHLILMFLWSPPASPPAAPLALPPRSPSSSRSRSGTLLLSGLGVSSAKLNQASATSEECTVACEFIEAVEAKSSSSSGYGSMVSVHGYLEEVPCINSIL; this comes from the exons ATGCGACACTTGATTCTGATGTTCCTATGGTCCCCGCCGGCCAGCCCTCCAGCAGCGCCGCTGGCCCTTCCACCAAGAAGCCCAAGCTCTTCGAGATCAAGAAGTGGAACGCTGTTGCTCTCTGGGCTTGGG GTATCGAGTGCCAAGCTAAATCAAGCTAGTGCAACTAGCGAGGAATGCACTGTGGCTTGTG AGTTTATAGAAGCTGTAGAAGCAAAATCATCTTCTTCATCTGGGTATGGTTCTATGGTAAGCGTCCATGGGTATTTAGAGGAAG TGCCTTGTATTAACTCCATCTTGTGA
- the LOC112715552 gene encoding polyadenylate-binding protein RBP47 has product MAQATNGGDLNQNGQQQSQQQWAQPHQYQQQWMAMQYPATAMAMMQQQMMMYPQHYMPYVHPHHYQPPPPPPTAHHHHQHHFKQQQTPPPSSQPPQQHHNNHHGQQKQQSGSNGEEIRTIWLGDLHHWMDENYLVNCFAHTGEVLSAKVIRNKQTGQSEGYGFVEFYSRATAEKVLQNYNGTMMPNTDQAFRLNWATFSTGDRRSDAATSDLSIFVGDLAIDVTDAMLQETFSSRYSSIKGAKVVIDSNTGRSKGYGFVRFGDENERTRAMTEMNGIYCSSRPMRIGVATPKKTYGYQQQYSSQAVVLAGGHPSNGVVAQGSQAEGDLNNTTIFVGGLDSDIGDDDLRQPFLQFGEVVSVKIPVGKGCGFVQFADRKNAEEAIQALNGTVIGKQTVRLSWGRSPGNKHWRADSNGNHYGGQGYGNHGFAVKQNQDIAVQPATAIQGAS; this is encoded by the exons ATGGCTCAAGCAACGAACGGTGGGGATCTGAATCAGAATGGACAGCAGCAGAGTCAGCAGCAGTGGGCGCAGCCGCATCAGTATCAGCAGCAATGGATGGCCATGCAGTATCCAGCAACCGCCATGGccatgatgcagcagcagatgaTGATGTACCCGCAGCATTACATGCCGTATGTTCATCCTCACCATTACCAGCCTCCGCCGCCGCCGCCGACcgctcaccaccaccaccagcatcaTTTCAAGCAGCAGCAGACTCCGCCGCCGTCGTCTCAACCGCCGCAGCAGCACCACAACAACCACCATGGCCAGCAGAAGCAGCAATCTGGCTCCAACGGCGAAGAGATCAGGACGATCTGGCTCGGCGACCTTCACCATTGGATGGACGAGAACTACCTCGTCAATTGCTTTGCTCACACCGGCGAG GTTTTATCAGCCAAGGTCATACGAAATAAGCAGACAGGTCAGTCAGAGGGATATGGATTCGTGGAGTTTTATTCACGAGCAACAGCTGAGAAAGTTTTGCAGAACTATAATGGTACAATGATGCCAAATACAGATCAGGCATTCCGGCTGAATTGGGCTACATTCAGTACAGGCGATAGGCGATCTGATGCTGCTACTTCTGATCTCTCTATATTTGTGGGGGACTTGGCTATAGATGTTACTGATGCTATGCTGCAAGAGACTTTTTCTAGTAGATATTCATCCATTAAGGGAGCAAAAGTTGTAATTGATTCTAATACTGGCCGTTCCAAAGGTTATGGTTTTGTTAGGTTTGGTGATGAAAATGAGAGGACAAGGGCAATGACTGAAATGAATGGCATTTATTGTTCAAGTAGGCCTATGAGAATAGGTGTTGCAACACCCAAGAAAACTTATGGCTATCAGCAACAATATTCTTCACAAg CCGTAGTGTTGGCTGGTGGACACCCATCTAATGGTGTTGTGGCCCAAGGTTCCCAGGCTGAAGGAGATCTTAACAACACAACT ATATTTGTTGGAGGGCTTGATTCTGATATCGGTGATGATGACCTCAGACAACCCTTTTTGCAATTTGGTGAGGTTGTCTCTGTGAAGATTCCAGTGGGTAAAGGGTGTGGTTTTGTTCAATTCGCTGACAG AAAAAATGCCGAGGAAGCCATTCAGGCATTGAATGGGACTGTAATTGGGAAACAGACAGTGCGTCTTTCATGGGGTCGCAGTCCAGGAAATAAGCAT TGGAGAGCTGATTCCAATGGAAACCATTATGGTGGTCAAGGTTATGGGAATCATGGATTTGCTGTGAAACAGAATCAGGATATAGCAGTGCAGCCTGCTACTGCAATTCAAGGGGCTTCATAA
- the LOC112715553 gene encoding RING-box protein 1a-like isoform X4, which yields MVPAGQPSSSAAGPSTKKPKLFEIKKWNAVALWAWGTTSWISVSSAKLNQASATSEECTVACEFIEAVEAKSSSSSGYGSMCLVLTPSCEGRES from the exons ATGGTCCCCGCCGGCCAGCCCTCCAGCAGCGCCGCTGGCCCTTCCACCAAGAAGCCCAAGCTCTTCGAGATCAAGAAGTGGAACGCTGTTGCTCTCTGGGCTTGGG GAACCACATCATGGATCTCT GTATCGAGTGCCAAGCTAAATCAAGCTAGTGCAACTAGCGAGGAATGCACTGTGGCTTGTG AGTTTATAGAAGCTGTAGAAGCAAAATCATCTTCTTCATCTGGGTATGGTTCTATG TGCCTTGTATTAACTCCATCTTGTGAAGGCAGAGAAAGCTAG
- the LOC112715553 gene encoding RING-box protein 1a-like isoform X2 — protein sequence MVPAGQPSSSAAGPSTKKPKLFEIKKWNAVALWAWGTTSWISVSSAKLNQASATSEECTVACEFIEAVEAKSSSSSGYGSMVSVHGYLEEVPCINSIL from the exons ATGGTCCCCGCCGGCCAGCCCTCCAGCAGCGCCGCTGGCCCTTCCACCAAGAAGCCCAAGCTCTTCGAGATCAAGAAGTGGAACGCTGTTGCTCTCTGGGCTTGGG GAACCACATCATGGATCTCT GTATCGAGTGCCAAGCTAAATCAAGCTAGTGCAACTAGCGAGGAATGCACTGTGGCTTGTG AGTTTATAGAAGCTGTAGAAGCAAAATCATCTTCTTCATCTGGGTATGGTTCTATGGTAAGCGTCCATGGGTATTTAGAGGAAG TGCCTTGTATTAACTCCATCTTGTGA